The genomic DNA TGGGCTATTATGATGAtaaattgtaaaattaaatacaattcttttaaaaagagccACATTTTGTCTACTGGGTATCAACGCAAAAGCATTGTCTTCCTTATCAACAGTCATTTGTACATATGAGCTGTCACAGAAGACAAATATGTTAAAACAGCATGAATACTGTGTCTTCCAGGAGTAGACAGTCCTATCTATCAAAGTACATATGGtctaatatgtatttatataccaCATACAAACCCATGTGTATATTTACATCACATCTTCCTTAACAAGCGTCTCCATCCACAAAATGTAACGCAGTCTAGAAATAGACAATTCAAAATGCCTTCCTTAGCCTTCTTCCTCAGCGCTACCTGGGAGGTGGCTGCCATCTCTTTTGCGGCACCATGGCTGCCCTCCACCCTCTGGCGAAACCCAAGATCATCAAAAAGAGGACCAAGAAGTTCATCCGGCACCAGTCAGACAGATATGTCAAAATTAAGCGAAACTGGCAGAAACCCAGAGGTATTGACAACAGGGTTCGGAGAAGATTCAAGGGCCAGATCCTGATGCCCAACATTGGTTACGGGAGCAACAAGAAACCCAAGCACATGCTGCCTAGTGGATTCCGGAAGTTTCTGGTTCACAATGTCAAGGAGCTGGCAGCGCTGCCGATGTGCAACAAATCTTACTGTGCTGAGATTGCTCACAACGTTTCCTCCAAGAACCCAAAAGCCATTGTAGAAAGAGCAGCACAGCTGGCCATCAGAATCACCAATCCCAATGCCAGGCTTCGCAGCGAAGAAAATTAGTAGATGGCTGATGTGCATGTATAATTTGTgtttaaataaaagcataaaagctGAAAAATGCCTTCCTTATTAAACATTTGACCTGCGACAGCTGAACAGCAGGACGGGATTACCAAAatcagcctttttaaaaaataaaagtataaacatTCAGCTCCCAAGCAGAGCCTCAAGCCTTTCCCCATCCCCATAATGCTGCCTAGCAACAGAGCATCACTTCTTAATCGAATACGTGAATATACAGCTTGTAGGGATTTCAAAACAGGAGACAAAGGAGTCACATGGCTGACAAATTAACAACCCAGATTACGACTTTATGAAGACGCACACCTTTCTGGGAGCACTCAGTGCACAGATAGGCATGATGCAGGTTGTTTCATTCCATATATCGTATGATCTATAAGAATAATCACTTCAGACAGTGTTCTTTCAAAAAATGGTGTATAAGAGAATGGGCATACATGAGTGGGTTAAGCACGCAAACCCAGCACCTGagggtgaaggcaggagaattgcaatGTCTGGGTTGTATAAACAGATCTGGTCATGCAACAACAAATAACTCAAAGCACGttgcctgtgtgtacacatatatgtattttctgAATGTATTCATGGGTAGCTGGGGAGGCaactcagttggcaaagtgccgTTGCGcagagtgaggacctgagtttgattttcaACACCCGGGCCAAAAGTCAGGTGTGcttataatgccagcactggagagtcagagacagcatGCCTGGGGCTCACTGCCAGCAAAGCTAGACAAATCAAGGAACTCCAGGCTCAAAAGTgaaggtggagaatgattgagGGGGACGCTCAgct from Cricetulus griseus strain 17A/GY chromosome 1 unlocalized genomic scaffold, alternate assembly CriGri-PICRH-1.0 chr1_0, whole genome shotgun sequence includes the following:
- the LOC100768529 gene encoding 60S ribosomal protein L32, with the translated sequence MAALHPLAKPKIIKKRTKKFIRHQSDRYVKIKRNWQKPRGIDNRVRRRFKGQILMPNIGYGSNKKPKHMLPSGFRKFLVHNVKELAALPMCNKSYCAEIAHNVSSKNPKAIVERAAQLAIRITNPNARLRSEEN